One Primulina eburnea isolate SZY01 chromosome 4, ASM2296580v1, whole genome shotgun sequence genomic window, ataacacgatatatattatatttgtacattttattttgcattattatctattaaattaaattatttatcaattatttataataataaacaaataaaaataataatttttttgcacCAAATTTGGCAGAGGAAATTTGGTGCCTCCGCAGTCAACCttacaccaaaatgacatttcACGCCATTTTGGTGGgttaataatatatgatataaaatataattattacattctcaatatacatacatacacatatatatacatataaatataaataaatatatatatatatatatatatataataataataataattattacgCCTTCCCTTATAATCTTATTTGTTATATATTAACCCAAAAAAACAACTTACAGGTACAATAATCAAACGGGAACAGTCCTATTCTCACCATAATTCTGTGCCATCGTCTCTTCTCCGCTCTCTTCGTTCTCTCCGGACATATCCTCTAACGATCTTCCCTTCGATTCCGGTACCAACAGAGTGAACAACATCCCCAAAGCATTCACACAACCCAGCACAATCAGTGAGTACTTCACGCCAATGCCAGCCGGGTACCCAGCATCCCTCTTGCTTGGATCCTTTGGCTGAGCTGCATATAAGAACCCGAACGCTCCGACAATCGCCCCCGCCTTTCCAGCTGCTGCCGATATCCCGTGGCATGTCGACCGCAACCGCGCTGGGAAAATCTCAGCAGGCACGACGAAAGTCGTGGCATTTGGTCCGAAATTTGCGAAGAAAAACGTTAGCGAGTACATGATCACGAACCCGATTCGGTTGTCCTTGTGAGTCCAGTGGTTGTAAGGAATGGCTAAGGCGAACATGAACACTGTCATGAAGAAGAATCCCATTAACTGGATCACGAATCGCCCGATCCTGTCAATGAGAAAGACAGTAAACCAGTAACCTGGAACTGTGCTGCAGAGGGCGATCAGTGTTTGGGCTCTCGCAATTCTGAACACCTCGTCAAGAGCATTCATACTGTTGGCCGGTGGGATCCATCCAATGGCGCTGAAAATGTCTTTCTGGAACAGGTTCTGGCTGTAGAATGCGATGTCGAGTAGGAACCAAGTAGTCGTCGTGCCGAGCAAGTGGAGGCCATGTCGTTTAAGGAATTTACGTGAAAACAACCCAAAACTGTTCCCTCTGTCCTGAGAAATCTGCTCAGTCTTCTCCTGCTCTGCTTCGATTTCAACTTGCAGCACTTTGGACATATCAGCAGCCGCTTGTTTCGCGTTCTTGGCTATCAATGCCGTGTAACGTGCAGTTTCAGGCATTTTCATACGCCAGTAGTAAGTGAGGGCAGCCGGGAGTGCACCAAACATTACTATTAAACGCCACACAAAATCAGCCTGGGATACGGTAGAAGCAGCAGCATTTTGTTCATATGTCGGGGCCGGATACGCACTCCTAAAGGCTGCTGAAATAATGATCCCCACCATCCCGCCAGCCAAGATCCCGAACCCCTGCATCGCAAACACTGCGGCAATAAACGCCCCACGGGTCTTTTTATTTGCATACTCAGACATGATCGTGGCAGATAATGGGTAGTCGCCCCCTATTCCGAAACCCAACCAGAACCTAAAGAAGCAAAGGGTCGCCATAACGGCTTTTGGCTTGTCCCCGAAGGAAAGGCCAGAAGCAACCGAACAAATAACCATCAGCATGAGTGTCATCCCGTACACCTTTTTTCTGCCTAATTTGTCACCGAGCCACCCGAAAAAGAGCTGCCCTGCTAAAGTTCCGCAGAAGGCGACGCCATTAACAGCAGCGGCCACGTTTGGGGGCAGAGTTCCGGGCTTCAACGCCCCTTCTTGGTGGTAGTATATTCGGCCTAGGAGCTTGGTAACCAGAGAGATGCAGAAGAGATCGTAAGCATCGGTAAAAAAGCCCATTCCGGCGATTATTATTGCGGTGAAATGGTACCATTGGGTTTTGGCCGCATCGAGAGCGTCAAGAACATGAAGGTGTTCCCTGGCCATTTCTTGGTTATGTTTTGGTGGTACTTATTAATGCTTGCTCAAATCCTGAAACATAGAAAGAAAGTAGGAAATGGTGACAACTTGATCACTTGATTATTTACATTAAATTCAAGATACAAACATACCATCCagttttaattaattcattgcATCTTCATGTGTATTCCGAATGAAAGCATACCCAACTGTGTTTTTTATCCCACtaacttatttaattttttgttataattaactttattttgatttatacattAATATTCGATTTTCGGTTATTTTGGTTCGATTAATCATGACCGAAAACCAAAAGTCAATACACTAAAATAAAAAACTGAAAACTCAATGCACCAAAaaccaaaatttttaaatttaatggactaaaaaaatcaatttttttcttttttaaaaaaacaaacataCTAAAAACTTTAGTCCGCCAGTTTGATCTCACGGGTCAACCCTATGGTTTATATAATTTCACACTGAGACTTGTTTCAAATCATTAATGCGAGGACGGTAATATAGATTGTAAATTAAGGATTAGTAAAatgaataagaataaatattcatTGAATAATTGGGACAATGTCTTAAAATAACAATTTGCTTCATGTGGGGGGTCAAGCCCAACCTCGGGATTGGAGGACATCATTGAATAAAGTATTAATCGTATGATGCTAAGCGTTGGAAGTTGTTGAACTAAGCAATGCACTGAACGGAATCGAAAAAGTCAAGGAAGAGAAATTGGGTCCacttatattaataataaaaaaaaaaaaaaaagcaaagaTGATTCAATAAGGTCACCCAACACGCATACAAAGTTGGGGAATCCTGAATAGATTAATAAGTAACATTTTACTAAATCTGTCATATTCAATTTGCTGTGACACTTAGTCAAACAGATTTAATTACTCGtaataaaaaattatgtgaCACTAATTAGTCATACCAGATCTAAATTTGAGACCATACACCGATACCCTCcccaaattcaaataaataaataaaaccgaACAAAGGTCAACATTTTGGcaggtacatatatatatacagtcaAAACAACCAGCTTATTACGGCGTGTTCGATTTGCAAACTCATTAACTAAATATCTTCCTACATGtggatatatatacatatatagctGTCTATATAAGCAAACAAATTAACTCACTAATTTCGTTTCTTACTGGTCTGTGTGTTCCACAATTTGATTTTGTGGTTGACGTTCCATTATCATTACGTTTATTACGACGACGGACGatccatttttatatttttggaaaagaaaaaaaatccgGTCATGAttatatattcttttaaaagcTAGTCAGAAATTTCTTTTACGGAGCAAGAACAGATTAATAATCTGTACTTTTTGTCTGTACTTAACAAATACAGGAGAGAGTCTATATTCATCCTTAAAATTCACGGGGG contains:
- the LOC140829489 gene encoding low affinity inorganic phosphate transporter 1, translating into MAREHLHVLDALDAAKTQWYHFTAIIIAGMGFFTDAYDLFCISLVTKLLGRIYYHQEGALKPGTLPPNVAAAVNGVAFCGTLAGQLFFGWLGDKLGRKKVYGMTLMLMVICSVASGLSFGDKPKAVMATLCFFRFWLGFGIGGDYPLSATIMSEYANKKTRGAFIAAVFAMQGFGILAGGMVGIIISAAFRSAYPAPTYEQNAAASTVSQADFVWRLIVMFGALPAALTYYWRMKMPETARYTALIAKNAKQAAADMSKVLQVEIEAEQEKTEQISQDRGNSFGLFSRKFLKRHGLHLLGTTTTWFLLDIAFYSQNLFQKDIFSAIGWIPPANSMNALDEVFRIARAQTLIALCSTVPGYWFTVFLIDRIGRFVIQLMGFFFMTVFMFALAIPYNHWTHKDNRIGFVIMYSLTFFFANFGPNATTFVVPAEIFPARLRSTCHGISAAAGKAGAIVGAFGFLYAAQPKDPSKRDAGYPAGIGVKYSLIVLGCVNALGMLFTLLVPESKGRSLEDMSGENEESGEETMAQNYGENRTVPV